The Pseudomonas allokribbensis genome has a window encoding:
- a CDS encoding DUF5943 domain-containing protein: MAKIAPQLPIEVDSETGVWTSDALPMLYVPRHFFVNNHMGIEEVLGADAYAEILYKAGYKSAWHWCEKEAECHGLEGVAVFEHYMKRLSQRGWGLFKIQDIDLDKGTCSVKLEHSAFVYVYGKVGRKVDYMFTGWFAGAMDQILAARGSKIRTVAEQVYGGSEEGHDDGLFTVKPL, encoded by the coding sequence ATGGCCAAGATCGCCCCGCAATTGCCAATCGAAGTCGACAGCGAGACCGGTGTCTGGACCTCCGACGCCCTGCCGATGCTGTACGTGCCGCGCCACTTCTTCGTCAACAACCACATGGGCATCGAGGAAGTGCTGGGCGCCGACGCCTACGCCGAAATCCTCTACAAGGCCGGCTACAAATCCGCCTGGCACTGGTGTGAAAAAGAAGCCGAATGCCACGGTCTGGAAGGCGTCGCGGTGTTCGAGCACTACATGAAGCGTCTGTCGCAGCGCGGCTGGGGCCTGTTCAAGATCCAGGACATCGACCTCGATAAAGGCACCTGCAGCGTCAAGCTCGAACACTCGGCGTTCGTCTACGTCTACGGCAAGGTCGGACGCAAGGTCGACTACATGTTCACCGGCTGGTTTGCCGGCGCGATGGATCAGATCCTTGCCGCTCGTGGCAGCAAGATCCGCACCGTGGCCGAACAAGTCTACGGTGGCTCCGAAGAAGGCCACGACGACGGCCTGTTCACCGTCAAGCCGTTGTAA
- a CDS encoding dipeptidase: MSPAELHADSIVIDGLIIAKWNRELFEDMRKGGLTAANCTVSVWEGFQATVNNIAASQKLIRENSDLVIPVRTTADIRKAKEQGKTGILFGFQNAHAFEDQIGYVEVFKQLGVGIVQMCYNTQNLVGTGCYERDGGLSGFGREIVAEMNRVGVMCDLSHVGSKTSEEVILESKKPVCYSHCLPSGLKEHPRNKSDEELKFIADHGGFVGVTMFAPFLAKGIDSTIDDYAEAIEYTMNIVGEDAIGIGTDFTQGHGQDFFEYLTHDKGYARRLTNFGKIINPLGIRTVGEFPNLTETLLKRGHSERVVRKIMGENWVNVLKDVWGE; encoded by the coding sequence ATGAGCCCAGCCGAATTACACGCCGACAGCATCGTTATCGACGGTCTGATCATTGCCAAATGGAACCGCGAGCTGTTCGAAGACATGCGCAAGGGCGGTCTGACGGCGGCCAACTGCACCGTGTCGGTGTGGGAGGGCTTTCAGGCCACGGTCAACAACATCGCCGCCAGCCAGAAGCTGATCCGTGAAAACAGCGACCTGGTGATCCCCGTCCGCACCACCGCCGACATCCGCAAGGCCAAGGAGCAGGGCAAGACCGGCATCCTCTTCGGCTTCCAGAACGCCCATGCGTTCGAAGACCAGATCGGCTATGTCGAGGTGTTCAAGCAGCTCGGCGTCGGCATCGTGCAGATGTGCTACAACACCCAGAACCTGGTGGGCACCGGTTGCTACGAGCGTGACGGCGGTCTGTCGGGCTTCGGTCGCGAAATCGTCGCCGAGATGAACCGTGTCGGCGTCATGTGCGACCTGTCCCACGTCGGCTCCAAGACTTCCGAGGAAGTCATCCTCGAATCGAAAAAACCGGTCTGCTATTCCCACTGCCTGCCGTCGGGGCTCAAGGAGCACCCGCGCAACAAGTCCGATGAAGAACTGAAGTTCATTGCCGACCACGGCGGTTTCGTCGGCGTGACCATGTTCGCGCCGTTCCTGGCCAAGGGCATCGACTCGACCATCGACGACTACGCCGAAGCCATCGAATACACGATGAACATCGTGGGCGAAGACGCCATCGGTATCGGCACCGACTTCACCCAGGGTCACGGTCAGGACTTCTTCGAATACCTGACCCACGACAAGGGCTACGCCCGCCGTCTGACCAACTTCGGCAAGATCATCAACCCGCTGGGCATCCGCACCGTCGGCGAGTTCCCGAACCTGACCGAAACCCTGCTCAAGCGCGGCCACTCCGAACGTGTGGTGCGCAAGATCATGGGCGAAAACTGGGTCAACGTCTTGAAAGACGTCTGGGGCGAGTAA
- a CDS encoding lysozyme inhibitor LprI family protein → MKSIFLALALIATGVHAAEESDNNPCDAVENDVQTLECSTYSRTTAEDLLQDNFKSLNERMQSTYGKNPAQLADITAKLKTAQQQWLKTRDADCAVEAFPATDGSKAFKIAQNDCVARMSDERSEFLESIGQE, encoded by the coding sequence ATGAAATCGATCTTCCTGGCTTTGGCACTGATTGCGACCGGCGTACACGCCGCCGAAGAGTCCGACAACAACCCGTGCGATGCGGTGGAAAACGACGTCCAGACCCTGGAATGCTCGACCTACAGCCGCACCACCGCCGAAGACCTGCTCCAGGACAACTTCAAAAGCCTGAACGAGCGCATGCAATCGACCTACGGCAAGAACCCTGCGCAACTGGCCGACATCACCGCCAAACTCAAGACCGCCCAGCAACAATGGCTGAAAACCCGCGATGCCGACTGCGCTGTCGAAGCCTTCCCGGCGACGGACGGCAGCAAGGCGTTCAAGATTGCGCAGAATGATTGCGTGGCGCGGATGAGCGATGAGCGGTCGGAGTTTTTGGAGTCGATCGGGCAGGAGTGA
- a CDS encoding DUF3010 family protein codes for MNICGIEIKGSEAIIAVASLDGSVLSHVALSTKKIALDDDDEAANVKVFAAQVASFVRENAIDRIAIKKRSKKGEFAGGPTTFKIEGVFQLLDGCEVTLLSPQTINAQAKKHNFELPGTLNKYQHEAYKAACSALLKK; via the coding sequence ATGAACATCTGCGGTATCGAAATCAAAGGCAGTGAAGCGATCATCGCCGTGGCGTCCCTCGACGGTTCGGTGCTGAGCCATGTCGCTCTGAGCACCAAGAAAATCGCCCTGGACGATGACGACGAGGCGGCCAACGTCAAAGTATTTGCTGCGCAGGTGGCGTCGTTCGTGCGGGAGAACGCCATCGATCGCATCGCGATCAAGAAGCGCAGCAAGAAGGGCGAGTTTGCCGGTGGGCCGACCACGTTCAAGATCGAGGGCGTGTTTCAGTTGCTCGATGGTTGCGAGGTGACGCTGCTGTCGCCGCAGACGATCAATGCCCAGGCCAAGAAGCACAACTTCGAGCTGCCGGGGACGCTGAACAAGTATCAGCACGAGGCTTACAAGGCGGCCTGCTCCGCTTTGCTGAAAAAGTAA
- a CDS encoding GlxA family transcriptional regulator — MSQDFYFLLMPGFSAIGFISAIEPLRVANRFRGELYRWHVLSADGGAVLASNGMSVNADAALEPLKKGATLLVVAGFEPLKFATPALEHWLRRLDNEGVTLGAIDTGSFVLAEAGLLDGHRLTLHWEAIDAFKESYPQLSVTQELFEIDRRRITSAGGTASIDLMLDLIAQAHGPQLAIQVSEQFVLGRIRPRKDHQRMEVAKRYGISNKKLVHVIGEMEQHSEPPLTTLELAESIKVTRRQLERLFRLHLNDTPSNFYLRLRLEKARQLLRQTDMSVLEVSIACGFESPSYFTRSYRAKFARCPREDRRTAQA; from the coding sequence ATGTCCCAGGATTTCTACTTTCTGTTGATGCCGGGTTTTTCCGCCATCGGTTTCATCTCTGCGATCGAACCGCTGCGGGTGGCCAACCGCTTTCGCGGTGAGCTGTACCGCTGGCACGTCTTGAGCGCCGATGGCGGGGCGGTGCTGGCGAGCAACGGGATGTCGGTCAACGCCGACGCGGCGCTGGAGCCGTTGAAGAAAGGTGCGACGCTGCTGGTGGTCGCCGGGTTCGAGCCACTGAAGTTCGCCACCCCGGCGCTGGAACACTGGCTGCGACGCCTGGACAACGAAGGCGTGACCCTCGGCGCCATCGACACTGGCAGTTTCGTCCTCGCCGAGGCCGGCCTGCTCGACGGCCATCGCCTGACCCTGCATTGGGAGGCCATCGACGCCTTCAAGGAATCTTATCCACAGCTCAGCGTCACCCAGGAGCTGTTCGAGATCGACCGTCGGCGCATCACGTCCGCTGGCGGCACCGCTTCCATCGACCTGATGCTCGACCTGATCGCCCAGGCCCACGGCCCGCAACTGGCGATCCAGGTCAGCGAGCAGTTTGTATTGGGGCGGATTCGTCCGCGCAAGGACCACCAGCGCATGGAAGTCGCCAAGCGTTACGGCATCAGCAACAAGAAACTGGTTCATGTGATTGGCGAGATGGAACAACACAGCGAACCGCCGCTGACCACCCTGGAGCTGGCGGAATCGATCAAGGTGACGCGGCGGCAACTGGAGCGGTTGTTCCGCCTGCACCTGAACGACACGCCGAGCAACTTCTACCTGCGCTTGCGGCTGGAGAAAGCCCGGCAGCTGTTGCGCCAGACCGACATGAGTGTGCTGGAAGTCAGCATCGCCTGCGGGTTTGAATCACCGTCGTATTTCACCCGCAGCTACCGGGCGAAGTTTGCCCGGTGTCCGCGCGAGGATCGGCGTACCGCTCAGGCTTGA